The stretch of DNA GAGACGGCACAGCCAGAGATATAATGGACGCCAGACAGGACATTCCGGTACTTGGGATTCCAGCTGGTGTCAAAATGCACTCATCCGTATTTGCCAACACCCCGAAAGAAGCAGGGGATCTCCTCCGCATGATTCTGATAGGCGGTTTTAAAGTAAGAACCGCAGAAGTTATGGACGTAGATGAAAACGCACTTGATGAAGACAGAATGAGTGCTTCTCTTTACGGATATCTGCCGTCCATAGAAGAAAATGATTTTATGCAGAGCTCAAAAACGATGTCGTATGGTGCATCTGATGAAGAGATGAAAAAATCACTGGCAGAGTTTTTCGTAGCTGACATGAAAAAAGACGTTTTGTACATACTGGGCACTGGAAGCACTGTTGAAGCGGTCGGACAAAAACTGGGGATAGATAAAACGATGCTCGGCGTAGATACAGTATATAATGGAACAATGCTTGGAAAAGATCTTTCAGAAAAAGAGATTCTGGCTGCATTGGACATGTATCAGAAAGCCAAAATAGTCGTCACTCCGATAGGTTCTCAGGGATTTATATTTGGAAGAGGAAACCAGCAGATATCTGCAGAAGTAATCCGCAGAGTCGGAGTGGAGAACGTCATTGTGATAGCAACACCGGCCAAGCTGAGTGAGATAAAATGCATAAAGGTGGATACAGGAGATCTGGAACTGGATGCCATGTTCAAATGCTACCTGCAGATAGATGCCCACAGCAAAGAAGAACATGTTGTTAAACTTGAAGAAGAATGAATATGTCCAGCTTATTTATATTTCAGAGAAGAGAAGTTATATATGCGTGCGTAAGCATGCATTGATTAACTATTGTGAATACAGGGATGACAATGGTTGCATATGACAGTATATTAGACACTATAGGCAAGACACCCATAGTGAAATTAAATAAAATGGCCCCGGAAGGCTCTCACGTGTATGTCAAGATAGAGAGCTTTAATCCCGCAGGGTCCATTAAAGACCGTGCCGTTTTGAGAATGATCGATGACGCTGAAGAAAAAGGTCTTCTGAAAAAAGGCGGCATCATCGTAGAACCGACATCAGGAAACACAGGCATAGCTATTGCCTTAGTCGCGGCTGCGAGAGGATACAGAGCGATCATAACAATACCGGATACAATGAGCAAAGAACGCACGGCATTCATGAAAGCATACGGCGCAGAGATTGTTTATACACCGGGAAAAGACGGAATGGCCGGTGCTGTTGAAAAGGCAGAAGAGCTCTGCAGAGAACTTGGAGCATTCATGCCTATGCAGTTCAGCAATTCTTCAAACATTGACTCACATTACATGACGACTGCCAATGAAATACTGAAGGACCTTCCAGATGTAGACTATGTCTTTGCAGGCATAGGGACTGGCGGAACCGCTTCAGGAATTGGAAGAAGCCTGAGAGACTCAGGATCCAAAGGAAAAGTAATCGGAGTAGAACCTGCCGAAAGTCCACTGATCACAGAAGGCCGTTCCGGTCCGCATAAGATCCAGGGAATAGGTTCAAACTTCATACCAGACAACTACGATCCCAACGCAATACATCAAGTTGTAACTGTGAAGGGAGATGATGCAATCGCCACCGCAGTAAGGCTTGCAAAAGAGGAAGGGATATTCGCAGGCATATCCTCTGGAGCCGCTGTGTTTGCAGCTCTGCAGCAGGCTGAAAAGGAAAAAGGAAAAATCATACTCGCAATTCTCCCAGACGGCGGAGAGAGATATGTAAGTTTAGGGATATACGACTGATTACTAGTATTATATTAAGAAGGTAAAAGTATGCAGAAAAATAAGTATAAATTTGAAACTATTCAAGTTCATGCCGGCCAGGAAACTCCAGATCCAGCATCTGATTCAAGAGCCGTTCCAATTTATCAGACTACAGCCTATGTATTCAAGAATTTTGCACATGCTGCTGCACGTTTTGATTTGTCAGACCAGGGAAATATATACGGCAGGCTGACCAATACAACACAGGAGATCTTCGAGAAAAGAATCGCTGCGCTGGAGGGAGGAGTGGCTGCACTGGCAGTAGCTTCCGGGGCTGCAGCTGTTACCTATACAATTATGAATCTGGCACAGGCGGGAGATCATATTGTTTCTTCTAAAACAATCTACGGCGGAACATACAATCTGTTAGATCAGACGCTGCCGAAGTACGGAATTAAAACTACCTTTGTAGATCCTGATGAAAAAGACAGTTTTAAAAATGCAATTCAGCCCAATACTAAAGCCATTTTTATTGAAACAATCGGCAATCCCAATGCAAATATCATAGACATTGAAGAAATTGCCAGACTTGCTCATGATAATAAAATTCCCCTGGTGGTAGACAGTACTTTTTCTACACCATATCTTGTAAGACCTATTGAATACGGAGCAGACATTGTAGTTCATTCTGCTACTAAATTCATCGGCGGCCACGGAACAGCCATAGGCGGAGTGATTATCGACAGCGGCAACTTTGACTGGAAAGCCAGCGGTAAATTCCCTTCATTGGTTGAACCTAATCCCAGTTATCATGGAGTAAGTTTCACTGAAGCAGCCGGACCTGCAGCATTTGTAACCAAAGTCCGGGCAATTCTGCTCAGGGATACCGGAGCTACCATTTCTCCTGTAAACTCATTCATATTTCTGCAGGGATTGGAAACATTATCCCTCCGTGTAGAAAGACATGTGGAGAATGCACTCAAAGTAGTGGAATATCTAAACGGACATCCTAAAGTGGAGAAAGTAAACCACCCGTCTCTTCCAGATCATCCCAATCATGACCTGTATGAAAAATACTACCCGAACGGCGGGGCATCTATATTCACATTTGACATCAAAGGCGGAGTAAAGGAAGCCCAGGAATTTATTGACAAACTGGAAATATTTTCACTCCTGGCAAATGTAGCTGATGTTAAATCACTGGTGATACATCCTGCTACCACAACCCATGCACAGCTGACTGAAGAAGAAAGGCTTGCCCAGGGAATTAAACCGAATACGATCCGCCTGTCAATCGGTACAGAGCATATAGATGATATAATCGCAGATCTTGAGCAGGCATTCGGAGAATAAAGAGGAATACTGATGCCGATTAACATACCTGATGATCTCCCAGCCGCATCAATACTGGAATCAGAGAAGATTTTCGTCATGAATGAAAATCGCGCCCGGCATCAGGATATCCGTCCTCTTGAAATTCTCATATTCAATTTAATGCCTTCAAAGGTAGAGACTGAAACACAGATTCTGAGATTATTAAGCAACAGCCCCATCCAGATAGATATTGATCTGCTGCGTACTGAGACATATATCTCAAAACATACATCTCAGGATTACCTTCAGCATTTTTATAAAACATTTAATGAGATTAAAAATAAAAAATATGACGGCATGATAATCACAGGTGCTCCTGTTGAGAATATGCCGTATGAATCTGTAAAATACTGGAAAGAATTCTGTGAAATCCTGGATTGGTCTCTGACTAATTCATTCTCAACAATGCATATCTGCTGGGGAGCACTGGCAGCATTGTATTACCACTATGGGATACCAAAGCATCCACTGGATGAAAAGATCTCAGGAATCTATGCTCATGTTCCGCTTGAGTATTATCATCCTCTTCTACGAGGATTCGATGATGTTTTCTACATGCCTCATTCCAGATATATGACGGTAAAAGAATCTGACTTAAAGGGAGATCTTAAGGTTCTGGCACGCTCTGAAGAAACCGGACCGGCAATAATAATGTCCGACAAGCTAAGACAGGTTTTTGTCACTGGTCATTTAGAATATGATACGATGACTTTAGCCAATGAATACAAGAGAGATCTTGAAAAAGGACTGCATCCAGTAATTCCAGAGAATTATTTTCCAGATAATGATCCCAATGCAGCTCCAAAAAAGCTCTGGAGAAGCCATGCCAGCCTGCTGTTTTCAAACTGGCTCAATTATTATGTGTATCAACAAACTCCATATGATCTGCTGAAAATCGGCAGATCCTAATTTTCATCATTTAATAAAAATTCAAGTGTCATTCTAGGTGTTATATTAAGTAATTAAAAGAAATAAAAAAAAGGTTTACTGACATCAATGATGTCAGTTTGTTTACTCTCACTTCTTCTTCATGAAGTAATATGCTAAAGCGATGATGATGAGAATAATTATTACTGCTGCGATTATGTAATAAACAGTATTGTCGCTGTTATTGTCATCATTCTTGTCATCAGGGTTGTCTGGAACTATTGGTTCCTGAGCTTCATAGACGATTATGAACTTTGAAAGGTGATTTGTTTCAAACGATACCTGATTGTCTTTATATGAACAGTTCATTTTTTCGATTGAACCGTCATCTTTGAGATAATAAACAATCAAGTTGTTTTGATCTTCTCCCTCTTTGAGTTCATAAGGTATCGATACAGTAATTGATTTACCGTTGAAGCTTGTAACATACTTGTCTCCTAAGCGGAGATTGATGTCATATACAGGGTTGTCTCCTACGACTTTCTTTTGTTCTTCTGTTAATTTGTTCTCTGCATTGTTTACTTCAATGATCAACGTGTCTGCTTCTGAATTATTTTCTAATATTTCTGCAAGAACTTCTTTTTCAATAATTACTTCTCCTTCTGAAGTTGCTATTGAAATTGAATCAATGTTGTTATTGTTTTCAATCTTCTTTGAAATTGTTTCTAAATCTGAAACAGATATTGATACAGATGTTACTGTTCCTTCTACATTGTCTTTATCAACTATGCTAAGCGTGTTTGAGCCTGATGCGACTGTTTCATGAACTAATTCATCTGCTTTCTTGTCATCTACCTTAATTTCTGCGTTTCCGCTGCTGTCAGGTATGATAGGTTCTTCCGGTGTATCAGGAGTTACAGGGGGATTGACAGGGTATCCTCCGCTTCCGCCTGTATATGTCCATTTAGCGTAGAGAGTCTTGTCTTCATCTATAGGGGTATCAAAGTCCCATTTTACATCATTGCTGTCATACCATTCTGCAAATGTGTATGATCCAGACCGATTAATTAGTTTTGAATCTGGCTGCGATATTGTAGTAGCTCCATCTTTAGATGCAACGAACAGCGAGTAAAGATTTTCATTATTGCTATTATCAAGGAAGTATCCTCCGTTGGCATTGAATGTGACTAAGAAACGTGTATTTTTATCATCAAACTTGAAAAGCTTGTCATCAGAATAATCTGTAATTCCTGTAAGCCTGAGAACGTTGTCTTTGAAGTCTGCGCTTGAACCAGTAATTTTCAGAATGTTTCCGTCATCATAACTCCCAGTATCACCAAAAGTAGGATTTGTATATGTCTTTACAAATGTGTTTTCAGATATGATGATATTGCTGGCGGATGCCGAGAGCGTGTCGATTCTGATGGCACGTCCTTTATCTGCTGTAGGTTGAGCTGCCCAATTATCAATTGTATTTCCTTTAATTAAAATTGAACTGAACTTACCGTTCGTGTAGATTGCATTGTGCAGAACATTTGTTATTTCATTTTCAGAGATGTCAACTGATCCTGCAGATTCATTATTAGAAGTTACGGATATTCCCATAAATTTCTTTGTGTTGGCTGATTCATTTTGGGGGTATATGTCAGTAAGGATGTTTTTACTGATTGTTACAGTTCCTTCTGCAGAATCCACGTGAATAGCAGATGGATGATGCATGTATGCGCCAGATAAGTCCAGATCATTGGTTATACTATTAAATTTACAACCCGTGATTGTTACATTGTTTGTTCCTTTTATATACAACCCTTTTGTTGTGAATGTAGTATCTTTGACTTGTAATTCCCCAGATCCTTGAATGTTCTTAATGATTAAACCATTTTGATCGACATTCAAAGAATCATAGCAGATTGTTCCATTGTTTGTGAAAGCCCCATTAATAGTTAGTGAAGCTTCTCCTTTCACCTCTAATGTTCCGCTATTCAGTGTCCAAGTTTTATCAGAATCAATTGTGTATGCGATGCCTTTGCTTTGAGATGCGTAATCACCATAAGAGCCTTTTACTCCTATTGGTATATCTGCAGCGGTTATTTTGTGACCACCTGCATTGATTGTGATATCTGTTGCAGATAATGAGTCAACTCTACCTACAGCCCATGGATTGCTTGTACCGTTTGACCATGTGGCTCCGCCGAGATAGATATTGTCAGCTTTTACATCTTCAGCAATGGTAAAGTTAATTTTATCAAAAATTGCATTCGGGCCACCGTCTGTTGCTGTAAGTCCAGATAATGCTCCGATAGAGACTAAATCTACGTTACCTTCTGTTCCTAAACTTTGAATATTAACAGTTACATTGGATACTTGTCCCCTGTTTCCTGAAGAAATCAGACCAGTGACTATTGACTTTCCAGAAGAAGCATCGATGGTCAGCTTTGCAGTTCCTGTATATCCATTAATACCGCCAGCAACGATTTCATCAAAGTTTCCACCATTAATTGTTAAGTTGGCAGTTTCAACATGTGTATATCCTAGTCTGCCGCCACCTACTGCATATAAGATATCTCCACCATTAATGGTAACATTGGTAGTTGTTGTTTTATTTTTTAAAGCTTCTAGACTGACAGCAGTTGTTGAGCTATCTGTAGACCAGCCTCCACCGGCTACATATGTTGCTTTTCCTCCATCGATTGTTATTGTTGACGTACCAACAGTTGCGTTTCCATATCCGCCACCAACGATACCATAAGCCTTTCCGCCATTCATTGTGATTTCTGAAGAAGTGACAGTCTCCCCAGCATTATTTGATCCACCAAACACAGTGAAAGTTGATAAATCGAAATTATCAACAAATACTACTTCATTGTCAGAACCATATGTAATTTTAGAGTTATTTCCACCAGTTACTCCAGAAATTGTTATTGGAGTACCATTGGCAAAGATCATATTGCGGTAATCCATTGATATTTGAACTGACGTATCAGCACTTCGAGTTCCATCAATCAGTACAACATTACTTTCATTAGTAGAGGAGATATTACATTTTTCAATACCATCCAAAGTTACAGTACATTTATGAACTGGAGTATATTTTGTCTCATCATTCTTAGCAATAAACTTACCATTAGTATCATAAGTCTTATTGAGGTCATAACCGCCGATATATAACTTATAAACTTCATTGTTGATCGTCGTTGTACTATTAACGGTTACGCTGATGTCTGCAGGGGTACCTGATGCATCTTGACCGTATGAATTCATATTGAATACCGCAATACCCATTCCCCATGAAGTAGGTCCATTTCCTCCAGCCTTATTATCATCAGTTAGTTTTTTCTCACTAGGACTTCCAAGAACGTTTATTGTTGCATCATCAATGGTTACAGTACCTGACCTTATGTCAAATCCCGTCTTTCCTGTGAATGTTCCACCATTGACGTCTAACTTAGCTCCACCAGGAAAAAAGATAGCAGCTGAGTCAATAGATGTACATTGACTGTCAGTAATGGACACCGTTGAACCACATGAATTCCCTGGAGATCCTGCAGAAGTCCCATTAGTTGCTATTGCAGAGACTTCAGCAGTAATTATTGAATTAGTCACATTAAGATTTGCATTAGAAAAGACAGATACGCCATATCCAGTACTCTTAATTATTACATTATTAAGAGTTAATTTAGATACATCTGTGACATCATTAGTACCATTATTGTAAACCTTCGTCGAGTCTCCTAGTTTGACAGGCGATTTACTCCTGAGCTCTCCGCTGTATACAATTGTACCATTCTCAATAATTACCGTTGCATCATCCTCTATGACTAATCTGTTAGAGTTAGAGATATTATCTATGGATTGAATCGTAAGTGTATGGCCATTCAAATCAAGGGTTGTCTTATCTTTAAGAGTTAATGGTCCGGTTAGGCCGGATATTGTAATATCCTTAGCCAATTTAATATTGCTACCATTGCTAATGGCACTTTCCAAGTCATTCAAGTTAGAAACAGTTGCTTCAGTACTATCATCGCTCAAAACAACTGAGTCTGAAGCGTTATTTTCCGATCCCCCCCCCCCAGGTCTGTCTGGGTAAGAGGGACCAGAAGCATCATTGCAGCAACCAGCATAGCTGCTGCTAATATCAACTTGCTTTTATTGTTCATTTGCTCACCAAATATTGTTAAAGAAAAGACCAGAAACGTGTGTATGCCGGATCAATTTCAGACCAGGCGGGATATCTTCAAGTCCTTTCTCAATCAGTATTACGTTGCGGCATGTTCGTAGATATATAAGCTAATAAGGACAAGATTCCAACGGCAGAAAATAAACAATACTGCTGACAAACACATACAGATGAATGTAAGTCAGAAACCGGTCTTTTGAGAGATGTTTAAATTACTTAGAAAACCATTGATAAATGCATGAGCAGAGTAAGTATTGGCAGCAACAGAGTTCTGGTACTGAGCCGGAGGACCCTCTGCGACAACTGCTCTGCCGATATTTGTTTATATAAAAAAGAAGGGGAAAGAGTTACAGAATGCGAACACTTCATTCCCATTCTGGCAGCGTATAAACGCTGCAGTTCCTGCGGAGAGATTTTTGAGGTCTCCGCCAACTGCATGTCCCTCAGAGAGGATATGTGTTTAAGGTGCAGCTATCGATCATATTCTCGGACCGATGAGTTGCCATAGGATCAGGAAGAGAATCATCAGGGCAAAGACCCATGTGACTGAGTCCACAAACTGAGTCCTTTCTTTATCAGGCATTTTCTTGCGTACCTTCTGAACCAGCGAATCTAACCAGTCCCTGAAGATATATCCTCCATCTAACGGAATGGCCGGAAGTGCATTGGTGAGACCAAGCATAAGGTTGATCCAGAACAGCCAGTAGAAACAATTGGCCATGATCCAGAATGAATTTGAAGACATTCCAGAGAAGATTCCCTGAGGTTCATACACATCAACTAACGATGCCGGGAATGGCTGATATCCTGTCAGAGGCAGAGTCACATATGTCAGGAATGAGTGGAAATAGTCGTCTACAGAATCATCGCCGGCAAACGGATGTGCCATGGAGTCGATCAGAGCCTGAGGATCCTTGACTACCATTCCCAGGTATGCTGTGTTTACACCCAGAAATGCCATGTCTTCTACGCCGTTTGTGCTGGTTCCCCTGGACTTATAATAATCGATCTTGCTCATCGGAGTTATTTCTGTGACTTCTTCAGCAACTTCGTAAGTTCCTGTTTCCGCATTGTATGAATAAGCTACGATCGGTACTGTCTCGCCGATCTCAAGACTGCTCATTACAGTTTTGAAATCAGTCTCATTGCGGATGATCTCACCATTTATGGAGTAAATCATCATACCCGGCTTCAGACCGGCATCGCCGGAAGGCAGTCCTTTTTCAGTCGTTGTCAGTATGACACCTGAAATGACCTCTTTTTCAAAAATTTCCCCGTTATAATAATACTTCACCGTAACAGGAGTATTGGGATCAGGTGCATTGACATCAGGATAGCCGTTTATCGGGACATCCTCTCCATTTATAGAGATAATTTGTGCACCTACGGGAATTCCAGCTATATCACCAGGGCTGTCTTCATAGATTGTAGCAGCCATGGGAGCATCATATGCAGGAGCTACAGAGCCCAGCGCCACAGACGAGAACAGCACGGCAAAGATCAAAGCTGCTATGATGTTGGTTCCAGGACCTACAGCATAGACGGCGGTGCGCTTTCTTCTCGTAGTTTTTTCAAGGGCCTCTTCATCAGGCTCGGTGAAGGCTCCCATGGGTATTACCATCCAGACAATACCCAGTGATTTTACACCCATGCCATGAACCCTGGTAAGGATACCGTGGGCAAACTCGTGGATGACCACAGCCACTACCAGACCCAGGATTCCATACCACAAGGGGATTACAGGATTGATTCCCGGAATTCCCAGAATCATGTCTACACCGGGAGCACTCTCTGCAGGAATGCTGGAGACAAGAGTTGCCTCCCACAGCAGCAGGGCAGTCATCCCAAACATGATTACAGCTACGATGCCTTTAGACACGAGAGAATAGGCATTCCAAAATCTGTGGGGGCGGGACAACTTATCAATAAGATCTCTTCCGCGACTGGTCCTCCACATAACAAACGGACCCCATGCAGACATGTGATGCTTTGCAAGAATCCCTTTTTTGTCGAGAATATAAACCGCAGCCCAGAATGCGATTACTAATATGATCGCTATCAGGTATCCGTTCATTGTATTCCAATCGCATCAAGCAACAAGCATTATTTATGTCTACGCCGACATTCTCCAAAACAGGGATGAAACGAGCATGAATTTTTCTTCTGCATTGGTTACCTTTCCTGACAAGGAATGGGCAAAGAGCATAGCCGAAGAGATCATAAAAAAGAAGCTGGCGGCATGTGCAGATCTGTTTTCAATAGAGTCAATATACCGCTGGAAGGGAAACATCAATAATGAAAATGAAGTAGGAGCAGTTTTTAAGATAAGATCAGAAGATTTTGAGGAGTTTTCAGAGTGTGTGCGCAGCCTACATCCCTATGAAGTTCCCTGCATTGTGAGTTATGAGATAAGCAACGGCACAGACGACTACCTGGACTGGATCAGAGAATCAACGATTCGGGACTGACCATTTCGATTATTTTCTTAGCCCAGAGGAGCTTTTTTCTCTTAATCTCAGGATCTCTGCCTGCTTTGACATACGGTTTTGAAAAATCGAATCCCCTGAGGTGTATCTTTTCGGCACCCAGACATTTTGCCAAAACCACAGCTCTGTCCCCGTCCGTAAAACCGCCGAAATTGAACAGGCCGTCTGGAGGCCTGCATTGAACAGTGGGAAGAACCGGACCTTCAAACAACGGCACATACCTCTTCAAAAGGTTCATATTGTCCCCGTGGGCATGAATCACTGCCGCAGAACCGCCTGCATTCGCTTCAATTTCTTTCTCGATGCAGCCGTCCAAGTCAGTCACGATGATATCCGGCCTGGTCCCCATTCTTGAGACTGAGCCGTCTGCAGCTATAAGTTTACCTTTGATACCATATTTTTCCAGATCGTCCTCAAGATTATAACCGCATCCGCATACCGTTGCTTCTCCGCTTATCCTCAAACTCTCGGGAGAAATTATTCTGCGGTTCCTGAGTAATTCAGCAAGAAGCTGCGCTGATTTTTCATCATCATCTCTGGAAAAACCAAAACTGTCCAGAATCTCCAAATAAAGAGGCTCCCAGTCAGAGAAGTCCATGCGGCTTCACTCCAGATCACTGTACTCATCATCTTTGTCCATAGCGCGGAAAGAGAAGTTGAGAATGCCGGCAAATATTGCCAGACCAAATCCAAGCACAAATTCCAGCACCACTAAAAGATCCTCATAACTTGCATACCCAAACAGACTGTTGGCTGAATCAAGAGCTCCCTGCACGATGAATCCTATTGCAAAGACTGTGATTGATTCCACTATCGCCCCGTATGTTATCTTTCTCTCCAGGGCATAGTTGTTCACAAATCTTCCAATGAGAAGTACAACGTACGAGAATATTGCCAGCCACAAGAATCCGCCCACAAATGCCAGGGCGTGCCTGCCTATGTTCTTATCCACAATAGCTGCGGCAGAATCCCAGCCGTAGAATATTGCAGTTACCAGCAGGATTATTGAAAGAACGGCAAACGGAATTAACTGGCTTCCTGAACGGACGGCCTTTTTCACTCCGCGCAGATACAATTTCAGATGCTCATCTAGTTTATATGCAAACGATACCAGATAGGCACCCACCACCAGCCAGATCATTGATATCCCGATGGTGCTGTATGAAATGTTTGAACCGTTCATTATGCCCATGAGCGGGTCCATGATTGAGAACAGACCAAAGATAAGCAGCGCAAGACCGATCGGGGCCAGAATCCTTTTGCGCATCTTGTCATCCTGGATCATTTTCACAATGATGTAAAAGATGCCTTCCATGGTTGGAGCCTGTTTGACATACACCTTTTTTACTGAATCGACTTTAATTCTTGACGAAATAATCGGATAGATGTACTCGTCCTCTGCTCCGTCAGATACCAGTATGACGCGGTCTGCTGAAGTTATATTTATAACGGTTTCCAGCTGAGTTGTAAGGGCCAAATCACTCTCGTACCCTACATGAATATCGCCGCATAGAGTCGCTATCTCAACATCGACACCCTTTTTCAGCATCTCATCATACATGCTGATTGCTGCAAAAATCGTGTTGATGTCCGAGTCCTCTGGATCCTTGAGAGCCAGCCCGTTCGCGGCAATCATATTTTCTTCTCTGCCGATAAAAGGACTGTTCAAACCAGCCTTTCTACCAAAATCATCATCTCGATCCACGCAGAGAACAAGTGTTTTCATTCACCCCCCATATCGAAACCTAAGATATTTAAGCTTCGACCTGGGATGAGCAAAATAAAGAATTTTAAAAATAGAGATTTCTTTAAAAAAAGATTATAATTTAAATATATCATTATCAACTCAATAATAACACTGGCATATTGAATTATGATAGACTGATAGGCATCAAGATATATATTAGATGTAATATCCCCTCTAGGCAGTCGCTGAGGAACCTTCATTAATCATCAGCATAGAGCTGCAGAGGAAATTCGATGAAAATTATTTGGCACGGACACTCTTGTTTCGAAATTCGAGACGGCATAACTGTGGTTACTGATCCCCATGACGGTAAATCTATTGGGATAAAACCTCCAGTTGTGAAAGCAGATGTTGTGCTGGTTTCGCATGATCACTTTGATCACAACTGCGT from Candidatus Methanomassiliicoccus intestinalis Issoire-Mx1 encodes:
- a CDS encoding ATP-NAD kinase family protein, which codes for MKIGFVINPIAGLGGSVGLKGTDGKRCIEAKNRGAVSHVSERALEAFECAGDLMDSEFQTAGGQMGEDVLRKFTSHVQVTYTPKDSSDSEDTKAACKTFKDIDLLIFAGGDGTARDIMDARQDIPVLGIPAGVKMHSSVFANTPKEAGDLLRMILIGGFKVRTAEVMDVDENALDEDRMSASLYGYLPSIEENDFMQSSKTMSYGASDEEMKKSLAEFFVADMKKDVLYILGTGSTVEAVGQKLGIDKTMLGVDTVYNGTMLGKDLSEKEILAALDMYQKAKIVVTPIGSQGFIFGRGNQQISAEVIRRVGVENVIVIATPAKLSEIKCIKVDTGDLELDAMFKCYLQIDAHSKEEHVVKLEEE
- a CDS encoding InlB B-repeat-containing protein, translating into MSDDSTEATVSNLNDLESAISNGSNIKLAKDITISGLTGPLTLKDKTTLDLNGHTLTIQSIDNISNSNRLVIEDDATVIIENGTIVYSGELRSKSPVKLGDSTKVYNNGTNDVTDVSKLTLNNVIIKSTGYGVSVFSNANLNVTNSIITAEVSAIATNGTSAGSPGNSCGSTVSITDSQCTSIDSAAIFFPGGAKLDVNGGTFTGKTGFDIRSGTVTIDDATINVLGSPSEKKLTDDNKAGGNGPTSWGMGIAVFNMNSYGQDASGTPADISVTVNSTTTINNEVYKLYIGGYDLNKTYDTNGKFIAKNDETKYTPVHKCTVTLDGIEKCNISSTNESNVVLIDGTRSADTSVQISMDYRNMIFANGTPITISGVTGGNNSKITYGSDNEVVFVDNFDLSTFTVFGGSNNAGETVTSSEITMNGGKAYGIVGGGYGNATVGTSTITIDGGKATYVAGGGWSTDSSTTAVSLEALKNKTTTTNVTINGGDILYAVGGGRLGYTHVETANLTINGGNFDEIVAGGINGYTGTAKLTIDASSGKSIVTGLISSGNRGQVSNVTVNIQSLGTEGNVDLVSIGALSGLTATDGGPNAIFDKINFTIAEDVKADNIYLGGATWSNGTSNPWAVGRVDSLSATDITINAGGHKITAADIPIGVKGSYGDYASQSKGIAYTIDSDKTWTLNSGTLEVKGEASLTINGAFTNNGTICYDSLNVDQNGLIIKNIQGSGELQVKDTTFTTKGLYIKGTNNVTITGCKFNSITNDLDLSGAYMHHPSAIHVDSAEGTVTISKNILTDIYPQNESANTKKFMGISVTSNNESAGSVDISENEITNVLHNAIYTNGKFSSILIKGNTIDNWAAQPTADKGRAIRIDTLSASASNIIISENTFVKTYTNPTFGDTGSYDDGNILKITGSSADFKDNVLRLTGITDYSDDKLFKFDDKNTRFLVTFNANGGYFLDNSNNENLYSLFVASKDGATTISQPDSKLINRSGSYTFAEWYDSNDVKWDFDTPIDEDKTLYAKWTYTGGSGGYPVNPPVTPDTPEEPIIPDSSGNAEIKVDDKKADELVHETVASGSNTLSIVDKDNVEGTVTSVSISVSDLETISKKIENNNNIDSISIATSEGEVIIEKEVLAEILENNSEADTLIIEVNNAENKLTEEQKKVVGDNPVYDINLRLGDKYVTSFNGKSITVSIPYELKEGEDQNNLIVYYLKDDGSIEKMNCSYKDNQVSFETNHLSKFIIVYEAQEPIVPDNPDDKNDDNNSDNTVYYIIAAVIIILIIIALAYYFMKKK
- a CDS encoding O-acetylhomoserine aminocarboxypropyltransferase/cysteine synthase family protein, which translates into the protein MQKNKYKFETIQVHAGQETPDPASDSRAVPIYQTTAYVFKNFAHAAARFDLSDQGNIYGRLTNTTQEIFEKRIAALEGGVAALAVASGAAAVTYTIMNLAQAGDHIVSSKTIYGGTYNLLDQTLPKYGIKTTFVDPDEKDSFKNAIQPNTKAIFIETIGNPNANIIDIEEIARLAHDNKIPLVVDSTFSTPYLVRPIEYGADIVVHSATKFIGGHGTAIGGVIIDSGNFDWKASGKFPSLVEPNPSYHGVSFTEAAGPAAFVTKVRAILLRDTGATISPVNSFIFLQGLETLSLRVERHVENALKVVEYLNGHPKVEKVNHPSLPDHPNHDLYEKYYPNGGASIFTFDIKGGVKEAQEFIDKLEIFSLLANVADVKSLVIHPATTTHAQLTEEERLAQGIKPNTIRLSIGTEHIDDIIADLEQAFGE
- the metA gene encoding homoserine O-acetyltransferase MetA — protein: MPINIPDDLPAASILESEKIFVMNENRARHQDIRPLEILIFNLMPSKVETETQILRLLSNSPIQIDIDLLRTETYISKHTSQDYLQHFYKTFNEIKNKKYDGMIITGAPVENMPYESVKYWKEFCEILDWSLTNSFSTMHICWGALAALYYHYGIPKHPLDEKISGIYAHVPLEYYHPLLRGFDDVFYMPHSRYMTVKESDLKGDLKVLARSEETGPAIIMSDKLRQVFVTGHLEYDTMTLANEYKRDLEKGLHPVIPENYFPDNDPNAAPKKLWRSHASLLFSNWLNYYVYQQTPYDLLKIGRS
- the cysK gene encoding cysteine synthase A yields the protein MVAYDSILDTIGKTPIVKLNKMAPEGSHVYVKIESFNPAGSIKDRAVLRMIDDAEEKGLLKKGGIIVEPTSGNTGIAIALVAAARGYRAIITIPDTMSKERTAFMKAYGAEIVYTPGKDGMAGAVEKAEELCRELGAFMPMQFSNSSNIDSHYMTTANEILKDLPDVDYVFAGIGTGGTASGIGRSLRDSGSKGKVIGVEPAESPLITEGRSGPHKIQGIGSNFIPDNYDPNAIHQVVTVKGDDAIATAVRLAKEEGIFAGISSGAAVFAALQQAEKEKGKIILAILPDGGERYVSLGIYD